One genomic region from Planktothrix serta PCC 8927 encodes:
- the ilvA gene encoding threonine ammonia-lyase, biosynthetic, whose amino-acid sequence MLCDYLVQILTARVYDVAQETPLEYAPNLSARLNNKLLLKREDMQSVFSFKLRGAYNKMACLSPDLLKQGVIAASAGNHAQGVALGASKLGTKAIIVMPVTTPQVKINAVKARGGEVVLYGDTFDEACAYARQLETEKGLTFIHPFDDPYVIAGQGTIGMEILRQYQQPIHAIFVAIGGGGLISGIAAYIKRLRPEIKIIGVEPVDADAMSQSLKAGHRIKLSQVGLFADGVAVREVGEETFRLCQEYVDEIILVDTDDTCAAIKDVFEDTRSILEPAGALAIAGAKAYVEREQIQAETLIAVACGANMNFDRLRFVAERAEFGERREAIFAVTIPEEPGSLRKFCECIGKRNLTEFNYRIADKKEAHIFVGMQIKNRADAAKMIGNFEENGFKTIDLTDDELTKLHLRHMVGGRSALAHHELLYRFEFPERPGALMKFVCSMSPNWNISLFHYRNNGADYGRIVVGMQVPPEEMAEWQAFLESLGYRYWDENKNPAYKLFLS is encoded by the coding sequence ATGCTTTGCGACTACTTAGTACAAATTCTCACCGCCCGTGTTTATGATGTTGCCCAAGAAACACCCCTAGAATACGCTCCTAATCTCTCAGCCCGTCTGAATAATAAACTACTTTTGAAGCGAGAAGATATGCAGTCTGTCTTTTCCTTCAAATTGCGGGGTGCTTATAACAAAATGGCTTGTCTCTCCCCCGATTTATTAAAGCAGGGAGTGATAGCAGCATCGGCGGGAAATCATGCCCAAGGAGTTGCTTTGGGTGCATCTAAATTAGGCACAAAAGCGATTATTGTCATGCCTGTAACTACCCCTCAAGTTAAAATAAATGCTGTCAAAGCAAGAGGGGGTGAAGTCGTATTATATGGGGATACTTTTGATGAAGCTTGTGCCTATGCTCGTCAATTAGAAACCGAAAAAGGATTAACTTTTATTCACCCTTTTGATGATCCCTATGTCATTGCGGGACAAGGTACAATTGGGATGGAAATTTTACGGCAATATCAACAACCGATTCATGCTATTTTTGTTGCTATTGGTGGAGGGGGATTAATCTCAGGAATTGCGGCTTATATTAAACGATTACGTCCTGAAATTAAAATTATTGGAGTTGAACCCGTTGATGCGGATGCGATGTCTCAATCTCTTAAAGCCGGACATCGAATTAAATTATCACAAGTGGGTTTATTTGCGGATGGTGTAGCCGTGCGAGAAGTCGGGGAAGAAACCTTCCGTTTATGTCAAGAATATGTAGATGAAATTATATTAGTAGATACGGATGATACTTGTGCCGCTATTAAAGATGTTTTTGAAGATACCCGTTCTATTTTAGAGCCAGCCGGAGCGTTAGCAATAGCCGGAGCAAAAGCTTATGTCGAAAGAGAACAAATTCAAGCAGAAACATTAATTGCTGTTGCTTGTGGGGCTAATATGAATTTTGATCGGTTGCGGTTTGTAGCAGAACGCGCGGAATTTGGAGAACGTCGAGAGGCTATTTTTGCCGTTACAATTCCAGAAGAACCGGGGAGTTTACGCAAGTTTTGTGAATGTATTGGTAAACGCAATTTAACGGAATTTAACTATCGTATTGCGGATAAAAAAGAAGCTCATATTTTTGTCGGAATGCAGATTAAAAATAGAGCAGATGCGGCAAAAATGATCGGGAATTTTGAGGAAAATGGATTTAAAACTATTGATTTAACTGATGATGAACTCACTAAATTACACCTGCGGCACATGGTCGGGGGACGGTCGGCTTTAGCCCATCATGAATTACTCTATCGCTTTGAATTTCCTGAACGTCCAGGGGCGTTAATGAAGTTCGTTTGTTCGATGAGTCCCAACTGGAATATTAGTTTATTTCACTATCGAAATAATGGGGCAGATTATGGTAGAATTGTGGTAGGAATGCAAGTTCCTCCTGAAGAAATGGCAGAATGGCAAGCCTTTTTAGAAAGCTTGGGTTATCGATATTGGGATGAGAATAAAAACCCCGCTTATAAACTCTTTTTGTCCTAA
- the rpsD gene encoding 30S ribosomal protein S4: MARYRGPRLRIVRRLGDLPGLTRKTPRKAYPPGQHGQARRKRSEYAIRLEEKQKLRYNYGVSERQLLRYVRKARRASGSTGQVLLQLLEMRLDNTIFRLGMAPTIPSARQLVSHGHVTVNGHRVNIPSYQCRPGELIGIRNTEKSRELVKANLQYPGLANVPSHLELDKAQLTAKVNSVIEREWVALQINELLVVEYYSRQA; this comes from the coding sequence ATGGCTCGATATAGAGGCCCCCGTCTGAGAATCGTTCGTCGTTTGGGCGATTTACCCGGATTAACCCGGAAGACCCCCAGAAAGGCCTATCCCCCTGGACAACATGGTCAAGCTCGTCGCAAGCGTTCTGAATATGCGATCCGGTTAGAAGAAAAACAAAAACTGCGCTATAACTACGGTGTTTCTGAGCGTCAACTGTTACGTTATGTCCGTAAAGCTCGCCGCGCTTCCGGTTCCACTGGACAAGTGTTGCTGCAACTGCTGGAAATGCGTTTGGATAATACCATTTTCCGTTTAGGAATGGCCCCTACTATTCCATCGGCTCGTCAGTTGGTCAGTCATGGTCACGTTACCGTTAATGGTCATCGCGTCAATATTCCGAGTTATCAATGCAGACCGGGCGAATTAATTGGGATCAGAAATACTGAAAAATCCCGTGAACTGGTAAAAGCCAATTTACAATATCCCGGTTTAGCCAACGTTCCTAGCCATCTGGAGTTAGATAAAGCACAACTGACTGCAAAGGTAAATAGCGTCATTGAACGGGAATGGGTGGCTTTACAAATTAACGAACTGTTAGTGGTTGAATATTATTCACGTCAAGCCTAA
- the moaA gene encoding GTP 3',8-cyclase MoaA: MNLVDYLRISLIDRCNFQCQYCMPEGAEIDYILQQNLLTLDELLTLLREVFIPVGFTRFRLTGGEPLLRPGVVELVKQINAFPETKDVAMTTNGFLLAGMAEDLYQAGLRRINISLDSLDPDIFDQIIGNRGRSRWQQVWAGIQAAYQVGFNPLKLNVVVIPGVNDHEVLDLAKLTIERQWHVRFIEFMPIGNNDLFADRGWISSEELRQQIREQWGLETSQVTGNGPADVFQIPGAKGTLGFISQMSECFCDRCNRMRFSADGWLRPCLLNETGQIDLKTPLRQGATFEELREQVSNLLGIKPDINFKQRDSGTTGNYARTMSQIGG, from the coding sequence ATGAACCTTGTTGATTATCTCCGCATTAGTTTGATTGATCGTTGTAACTTCCAATGTCAATATTGTATGCCAGAAGGAGCAGAAATTGATTATATCCTGCAACAGAATTTGTTGACTCTGGATGAACTATTAACCCTGTTGCGAGAGGTATTTATCCCCGTTGGGTTTACTCGATTTCGATTAACCGGAGGTGAACCTTTATTGCGTCCTGGTGTGGTAGAATTAGTTAAACAAATTAACGCCTTTCCTGAAACAAAAGATGTGGCGATGACAACCAATGGCTTTTTATTAGCAGGAATGGCAGAGGATTTATATCAGGCTGGACTACGACGGATTAATATTAGTTTAGATTCCCTTGATCCTGATATTTTTGATCAAATTATTGGCAACCGAGGACGCAGCCGTTGGCAACAGGTTTGGGCGGGAATACAAGCAGCTTATCAAGTCGGTTTTAACCCCCTAAAATTAAATGTTGTGGTAATTCCTGGGGTGAATGATCATGAAGTATTAGACTTAGCAAAATTAACAATAGAGCGACAATGGCACGTTAGATTTATTGAATTTATGCCCATTGGCAATAACGATTTATTTGCCGATCGCGGTTGGATTTCTTCAGAAGAATTAAGACAACAAATTCGAGAACAATGGGGTTTAGAAACCTCTCAGGTGACAGGAAATGGCCCTGCGGATGTGTTTCAAATACCGGGAGCAAAAGGAACATTAGGATTTATTAGTCAGATGTCAGAATGTTTTTGCGATCGCTGTAACCGGATGAGATTCTCCGCCGACGGTTGGTTACGACCTTGTTTATTAAATGAAACCGGACAAATTGACTTAAAAACTCCTCTGCGTCAAGGTGCGACGTTTGAGGAGTTAAGAGAACAGGTAAGTAACCTATTAGGAATTAAACCCGATATAAATTTTAAACAACGAGACTCTGGTACAACCGGAAATTATGCCCGCACCATGTCCCAAATCGGAGGATAG